The following proteins come from a genomic window of Solea solea chromosome 3, fSolSol10.1, whole genome shotgun sequence:
- the LOC131456571 gene encoding uncharacterized protein LOC131456571, whose protein sequence is MNWVGGSRSRLTMKDDAKKQRDFFEKRKMQKKLNNLGLTLPTSPGAGGPSSGSASLDLVTLFIVNQIATKKENKDLSKVAVLGHSSRKGSSKQNKPLVLPMSPCSPSQLSLVESQSQCSVQGTRMGRHVIPQGFKCRKLSPVLESGFSDNSASDYLPPTTALLSPFSSTSSASSGQGVFPLQLRGHTPTQPPPPWETSALEQTKFQPFSQPRGMTESMTWSCGSNPPLFPLETPTAAQVLFGSPEPHVTEAGLHARHKVSLSLNQSQNMDFTLNQSVTEQQPEDDVFKGFSCDDSGKDAFQFRKIYLKDGTPVRSSAPQTVPESQFMEMERCRCSDTNFSCPGHNTDPENGCGYSPSDSCGGRSLISDSQDVEEYCPLRLQASDSSYLQHDCCADTRNQGSQGKIKQKTGSQSGPHTPLTRYTDEKVTENPTCPDKPSGSDILQTESSTTQFGLDLCKCNKPSAQTRDAGTQTAGDPVAERRDASTQCSFIADCAASVPLVNFPPVVKSILPPATGRQMNTAAETSAHTASAASRGKQTPGSKMKPKAVSLPGNSVTHTLSASNCDGNIFLQTSKLQFPGKKNEEGRDERELQPTGPVIKEIKESSEEVRDEVTSPSSVNRAADETGTLQEIADILLLLKQRRN, encoded by the exons ATGAATTGGGTTGGAGGTTCGAG GAGTCGGCTAACCATGAAAGATGACGCCAAAAAGCAAAGg GACTtttttgaaaagagaaaaatgcaaaagaaattGAACAACTTGGGATTAACTTTGCCAACATCCCCTGGAGCTGGTGGTCCCAGTTCTGGTTCTGCTAGTTTGGACCTGGTGACTTTGTTTATTGTCAACCAGATTGctactaaaaaagaaaataaag ATCTTTCTAAAGTAGCAGTTCTTggccacagcagcagaaaaggATCCAGTAAACAAAACAAGCCCCTGGTTCTCCCAATGAGCCCGTGCTCTCCATCACAGCTGAGTCTTGTTGAGAGCCAGTCTCAGTGCAG TGTTCAGGGGACAAGAATGGGAAGGCATGTTATTCCTCAAGGTTTCAAGTGCCGTAAG CTGTCGCCAGTGCTGGAGTCAGGATTTTCAGACAACAGTGCATCAGACTACCTGCCACCAACGACTGCCCTCCTTAGCCCTTTTTCCTCAACTTCATCAGCCTCCTCAGGCCAAG GAGTTTTCCCCCTGCAGCTGAGAGGCCACACTCCGACACAGCCACCTCCTCCCTGGGAAACATCAGCACTGGAACAGACCAAA TTCCAGCCTTTCTCCCAGCCCAGAGGTATGACCGAGAGTATGACATGGTCGTGTGGATCAAATCCACCCCTCTTCCCACTGGAGACACCCACAGCAGCCCAAGTCCTGTTTGGAAGTCCAGAACCCCA TGTAACAGAGGCAGGACTTCACGCGAGACACAAGGTCAGCCTTTCTCTAAACCAGTCACAAAACATGGACTTCACCCTGAACCAGTCAGTAACTGAGCAACAGCCTGAGGACGACGTCTTCAAGGGCTTCAGTTGTGACGACAGTGGAAAAGATG CTTTTCAGTTCAGAAAGATTTACCTCAAAGACGGAACACCAGTCAGATCCTCGGCACCACA AACTGTCCCAGAGTCACAGTTCATGGAAATGGAG CGCTGCcgctgcagtgacacaaactttt CGTGTCCTGGACACAACACAGACCCAGAGAATGGCTGTGGATATTCACCAAGTGACTCTTGTGGAGGACGTTCCCTCATTTCAGACTCGCAGGAT GTAGAAGAATACTGCCCACTACGTCTCCAGGCGTCTGACTCTTCATATTTGCAACACGACTGTTGTGCAGACACCAGGAACCAAGGCTCacaggggaaaataaaacaaaagacaggCTCCCAGTCTGGACCTCACACCCCTCTCACACGATACACTGATGAGAAGGTTACAGAGAATCCGACTTGTCCAGATAAACCCTCAGGAAGTGACATTCTACAGACGGAAAGCAGCACGACTCAGTTTGGTTTGGATCTTTGCAAATGCAATAAACCATCTGCTCAAACTCGAGATGCAGGAACTCAAACTGCGGGCGACCCCGTTGCTGAGAGACGCGACGCCTCCACTCAGTGCAGCTTCATCGCAGACTGTGCGGCCAGCGTCCCGCTAGTCAACTTTCCGCCTGTTGTCAAGTCAATTCTGCCTCCAGCCACCGGGAGGCAGATGAACACTGCTGCAGaaacaagcgcacacacagCCTCAGCTGCCAGCAGGGGGAAGCAGACACCCGGGAGCAAGATGAAGCCCAAGGCTGTTTCCCTACCAGGCAACagcgttacacacacactctctgccaGCAACTGTGATGGCAACATATTCCTACAGACGtccaaactccagtttccag GTAAGAAGAATGAAGAGGGCAGAGACGAGAGAGAGCTACAGCCAACAGGCCCCGTGATAAAAGAGATAAAAGAGAGCTCGGAGGAAGTGAGGGACGAGGTCACGTCTCCCAGCTCGGTCAACAGAGCGGCAGACGAGACTGGAACACTGCAGGAAATAGCTGATATTTTGCTCCTGCTCAAGCAGAGGAGGAATTAG